CTTTCCGGCAACCGCAATATCAGTTGTGGCACCTGTCATCATCCGCGATTTGGAACCTCTGACGGGATGTCGCTATCCATTGGCGAGGGTGGGCTAGGGCTTGGCCCAGATCGGCGCATTGACCCAAGCAATCCACCCGAGCATCGCTTGCCCCGCAACGCACCTGCATTGTGGAATCTTGGGGCAACTGAGTTTACCTCGTTTTTTCACGATGGTCGCTTGGAAGTGGACCCTGACAAGCCGGGCGGCATCCGCACACCGTTGGGGGCTGAAATGGTAGTGGGCTTTGATAGCGTGCTGGCCGCCCAGGCGATGTTTCCGGTTCTGGCGGGGGACGAAATGGCGGGGCATTACTCGGAAAACGAAGTATCACAGGCCGTGCGTCTGGGACATCTGAGTATCAAGGGTGGGGCCTGGGACAGGATCGCAGCCCGGGTTGAGGCGATCCCAGAATATCGGCGTGCATTTGATGCGGTTCTGGGCGACCAAACACCGATCCAGTTCACCGATATTGCCAATGTCATTGCCGATTTTACGCGGGTAGAATGGCGGGCCGATGATAGTCCGTTTGACCGCGCCATGCTGGGCGGCGACCCTTTGTCAGCGCAGGCCTCTCGGGGGCAAGACCTGTTTTATGGCACGGCGGGATGTTCCACCTGTCATTCGGGTTGGCTGCAGACGGATCATAACTTTCATGCCATCGCCATGCCGCAGATCGGTCCGGGTAAGGCAGCGCCTTTTGAAACCCATGCACGTGACACCGGGCGCATGCGTGTTACCGGTGAGATCTCAGATCAATACAAGTTCCTGACGCCCTCGCTGCGCAATGTTTCTCAAAGCGGTCCCTATGGCCATGACGGAGCCTATGCCAGCCTGCAGGCCGTGGTGCGCCACCACTTTGATCCGATTGCCGCGTTAAATGCCTATGACCCCACACAGGCGGTGTTTCACGACATCCAGTCCCCCGATGATTGGCGTGTTGTGGCCGACAGCGAAGAACTGGCGCGGATCTCGGCAGCAAACGAGCTGACACCCATCGCGCTGGGCGATGATGACCTGTCTGATCTGGTCGCCTTTTTGCACAGTCTGACGGATACGGGCGCAACGGCAGGGCGGCTGGGCGTTCCGTTTAAGGTGCCCAGCGGTTTGCCCGTCGATCAGTGACTTAATGTGATGATCTGATTGGCGTCGACCTGCTGCCAGTCTGATGCGCTTTGGTTTGGCAGAATGACCCTGACCTCGGCCATGGTGTTCTGGCCCATGCCAAAATGGAGAAGCCCTGCCTGTCCGCTGGCATGGCCTCCACCGACCGTGATTTCGCGCGTTTGAACCCGGTCCCCGGTGCGCAGCTCTACATGGGCGCCAATGGACCCAGTGTTGGGGGCCGCAGCCGTAATCTGCACGGCTAGCCAGTTCCCAGGTGCGGACGTGTTTTGATACAGCTCCATCTGTGCGCGGCGGTTTACAACAGCCAGATCCAGTAGGCCATCAAGGTTCAGATCCATCAAGGCCGCCCCGCGCGAGCGTGCCAAATTCGAAATTCCGGCCTCTAGCCCGCGTTCGGTGAAGGTACCATCTGGCAATTGGATCAACAGGTTGTTCGGATCGTCCATTGCGGCACCGGGCATCTGTTCGACGTTGCCCTTGGCCACAAAGATGTCGTCCAACCCGTCGTTGTTCACATCCCCAAAAGCCGCGTGCCACCCGGTCGAGGGGCGTCCGTCGCCACCTGTGTAGGGGCGGTGCGCCGTTGTTCCGCGCTCGTAAGTTGCATCACGATAGGCCGGTCCTCCCAAGGCCGGGTCGAAGTACTGAAATTTCTGATCCCCCATCGAGGTCAGGTAGACATCGGAATAGCCGTCCCCGTTCAAGTCGCGCGAGGCAATGCCCATGCCCCACAGCATATAGGGCTGCCAGCCTTCGTCTTGTGCATAGAGACGCGGTGTGTCTTCCATTGCCCACATCTGTTCCTGGCCGCCACGCACATAGTAATGCCGATCATTGCTGGTCCGCAGATCGGCGCGGCCAGTGCGTGACCAGTCGGTGAACAACATGGACAAGGCGCAAAATCCCGGCTCCAGGCGTGTGACAGGGGCATAAGATTGGCCGTTGGGGCGATACAGCAGGGTCGCATCACAGGTCTCAAATGGGCCATCAGGATTGCTGCGGTCGACATAGGTGCCAAAAGCCAGCGTCGGCAGAGAATTCCCGGTCTCCCAAGTCGCAGAAAATGCAGTGGTCCAGTGGTCGCCGCTGACAAATCCCAGATCAGTGAAGGGTTCGAACGTGCAGTTCCCCTGTCCCTGCATCAAAAGATCCGGACCATTGCGCAGGATAGCCAGGTCCAGAATGGAATCACCGTCGATATCCAGCGGATAAGCTCCGATGACCCCAGTCACAGCAAGGGCCCCGGGGGTGTCCGCCGTAAATGCCAGATCTCCGCCTGCGCCTGCAGTTACATTGCGCATCAGTTGCGCTGGGTTTTCGCCGCCCGCCGCATAGAGTTCGGGGAGCTGATCCCCGTTGCAGTCAAAGGCTGCCACGCCGCCGCCGACGTAATGTTCCCACCCGCCCGCATAAGTGTGGTCGGGCAAAGTGCGCGGGGCATAGCTTATGTCGGCAAAAGCCGAAGGGGCAATCAGTGCAAAGGCGAGCGTATGTTTAGGTATCACCGGCGGCAAGCTCCCGAATGGCCAAGGCTGAGACTTCTTCGATGGCATAGGCAGCGGCGCCTTTTGCCCACATCAGGTCACCCCAATTGTGCACACGAACTTTTGGTGGAGGCGCATCGATCTGTACCACCCAGCGCTGCATCTCTTCGATCACCTGATCAGAATAGAGATAATCAAAGGACAATCGCGCACCGGACAAAATGATCAGTTTTGGGTCAAAGATATTGACGACATTGGCCAGACCCATGGCAAACATACGCCCAGCACGATCAAAAATGGAGCCAGCCATCTGGTCGCCTGACTTTGCGGCCTCGACCAACTGACCCAAATCCCTGTGCCCTGCACCTCCATTGGTGATGTTGGCCTCACGCAGCAGGGCATAGTCGCCGACATAAGCCTCTAGGCAACCGCGTTGCCCGCATTGGCACAGCGCGCCCTCTAACTGGACCTTGGTGTGGCCAAATTCAGCCCCGCAACCCCGTGTGCCACGGTAAATCTGATTGTCGATGACAATGCCCATACCAACACCATGTTCGATTGTGATGACAACGAAATTGCTAACATTGCGGCCTTTGCCAAACAGATGTTCGGCCTTGGCCACCAGGTTTGCATCGTTATCGATGAAAATCGGGCAGGGGGCATGTTGGGCCAGATGGGTGCCAAAATCGACATTGCGTTCGACCAGGGACGAGGACCAGTAGACGAAATTTCGCTTGGCATCGACCATGCCAGCCATCCCGACACCCATGCCTGAAATGGTGCTGACATCAAATCCGCCTTTGTCGCAGGCCTGACCCAGTGCGACCATGATCGTCTTACACAGGTCCTCTACTGGCATTCGTCCCCGCGTCAGGGGGAGTTCATGGTCTACGATGTCGTTGCCTTCAAAGTCGAGAATCACCACGGAAATCACCCCGTGGGAAACCTTGATGCCGGCGATCCTATGTGCGTCCCCCCGAATTTTCAGGGCAACACGCGGGCGCCCGCGCTTGGCGTCTTGCCTTGGGGCCTCTGGGATAATCTCTTCGATTAGTCCAACATCAATCAGCTCGGCCGTGATCGCGGTGACTGTCGCGGGGCTGACTCGTGTTGTGGTTGAAATATCAATGCGCGCAATGCGCCCAGCAGCCCGAATCGTATCAATGACCTGTTGCTTTCCGCTTTCTCGTTGTTCGTCCGAATGCGAAAGACGGCTCGCTTTTTCCAAAATTATCACTCCTTGCGAGGCTGTTAGCTACCTATGTGGTCTTAGTCGTGGCGGCCTCATTTTCATAGGGTACATGATTTAATTTGAAACTCAAAAAAAATATGCTAGTCTTGTGTCACACGGAGGACTCGGCCCCACGAGTCCCTGGGATAGGGAGGACTAAAATGAAGTTTCTAAGTGGAATTTCGCTGGCCGCAGTTGTGGCTATGACTGGTTCGGTTGCTTTTGCGGCTGATCTGACCGTTGGCGTCAGCTGGTCAAACTTTCAGGAAGAACGCTGGAAGACAGACGAGGCCGCCATCAAGGGCGCCTTGGAAGCCGGAGGTGCTGATTACATCTCTGCTGACGCACAGTCGTCATCGTCCAAGCAATTGTCGGACATCGAAAACCTGATCGCCCAGGGTGTTGATGTGCTGATTGTGCTGGCACAGGATACCCAGGCTATTGGCCCGGCAATTCAAGCCGCTGCAGATGAAGGCATTCCGGTAATCGCCTACGACCGTCTGATCGAAGACAGCCGCGCCTTCTACCTGACGTTCGACAATGTCGAAGTTGGTCGTATGCAGGCCCGTGCCGTTTTTGAGGCTCTGCCAGCTGGCAACTATGTCATGATCAAGGGCTCGCCGACCGATCCGAACGCAGACTTCCTGCGTGGTGGTCAGCAAGAGATCATTCAGGCTGGCATTGACAGCGGTGACATCAAAATCGTTGCCGAAGCCTATACTGATGGTTGGTTGCCTGCGAATGCGCAACGCAACATGGAGCAGATCCTGACGGCCAATGACAACAAAGTAGATGCTGTCATTGCGTCCAACGATGGCACTGCCGGCGGTGTTGTTGCAGCCTTGACTGCTCAGGGTATGGAAGGTCTTCCAGTGTCTGGCCAGGATGGTGACCACGCTGCGCTGAACCGCGTTGCATTGGGTACTCAGACTGTTTCGGTTTGGAAAGACGCCCGTGACCTGGGTAAAACTGCAGGCGAAGTTGCTGTTGCATTGGCCGGTGGCGCTGCTC
This portion of the Parasedimentitalea marina genome encodes:
- a CDS encoding cytochrome-c peroxidase, whose product is MKWLIVGALLATGAEAQELGPRPVFPEMDPARVELGQLLFYDPILSGNRNISCGTCHHPRFGTSDGMSLSIGEGGLGLGPDRRIDPSNPPEHRLPRNAPALWNLGATEFTSFFHDGRLEVDPDKPGGIRTPLGAEMVVGFDSVLAAQAMFPVLAGDEMAGHYSENEVSQAVRLGHLSIKGGAWDRIAARVEAIPEYRRAFDAVLGDQTPIQFTDIANVIADFTRVEWRADDSPFDRAMLGGDPLSAQASRGQDLFYGTAGCSTCHSGWLQTDHNFHAIAMPQIGPGKAAPFETHARDTGRMRVTGEISDQYKFLTPSLRNVSQSGPYGHDGAYASLQAVVRHHFDPIAALNAYDPTQAVFHDIQSPDDWRVVADSEELARISAANELTPIALGDDDLSDLVAFLHSLTDTGATAGRLGVPFKVPSGLPVDQ
- a CDS encoding CRTAC1 family protein; translation: MPSKKSQPWPFGSLPPVIPKHTLAFALIAPSAFADISYAPRTLPDHTYAGGWEHYVGGGVAAFDCNGDQLPELYAAGGENPAQLMRNVTAGAGGDLAFTADTPGALAVTGVIGAYPLDIDGDSILDLAILRNGPDLLMQGQGNCTFEPFTDLGFVSGDHWTTAFSATWETGNSLPTLAFGTYVDRSNPDGPFETCDATLLYRPNGQSYAPVTRLEPGFCALSMLFTDWSRTGRADLRTSNDRHYYVRGGQEQMWAMEDTPRLYAQDEGWQPYMLWGMGIASRDLNGDGYSDVYLTSMGDQKFQYFDPALGGPAYRDATYERGTTAHRPYTGGDGRPSTGWHAAFGDVNNDGLDDIFVAKGNVEQMPGAAMDDPNNLLIQLPDGTFTERGLEAGISNLARSRGAALMDLNLDGLLDLAVVNRRAQMELYQNTSAPGNWLAVQITAAAPNTGSIGAHVELRTGDRVQTREITVGGGHASGQAGLLHFGMGQNTMAEVRVILPNQSASDWQQVDANQIITLSH
- a CDS encoding ROK family protein: MIILEKASRLSHSDEQRESGKQQVIDTIRAAGRIARIDISTTTRVSPATVTAITAELIDVGLIEEIIPEAPRQDAKRGRPRVALKIRGDAHRIAGIKVSHGVISVVILDFEGNDIVDHELPLTRGRMPVEDLCKTIMVALGQACDKGGFDVSTISGMGVGMAGMVDAKRNFVYWSSSLVERNVDFGTHLAQHAPCPIFIDNDANLVAKAEHLFGKGRNVSNFVVITIEHGVGMGIVIDNQIYRGTRGCGAEFGHTKVQLEGALCQCGQRGCLEAYVGDYALLREANITNGGAGHRDLGQLVEAAKSGDQMAGSIFDRAGRMFAMGLANVVNIFDPKLIILSGARLSFDYLYSDQVIEEMQRWVVQIDAPPPKVRVHNWGDLMWAKGAAAYAIEEVSALAIRELAAGDT
- the xylF gene encoding D-xylose ABC transporter substrate-binding protein, translating into MKFLSGISLAAVVAMTGSVAFAADLTVGVSWSNFQEERWKTDEAAIKGALEAGGADYISADAQSSSSKQLSDIENLIAQGVDVLIVLAQDTQAIGPAIQAAADEGIPVIAYDRLIEDSRAFYLTFDNVEVGRMQARAVFEALPAGNYVMIKGSPTDPNADFLRGGQQEIIQAGIDSGDIKIVAEAYTDGWLPANAQRNMEQILTANDNKVDAVIASNDGTAGGVVAALTAQGMEGLPVSGQDGDHAALNRVALGTQTVSVWKDARDLGKTAGEVAVALAGGAALADVAGSADWTSPAGTSMTSMFLAPVPVTAANLSVVVDAGWISKDKLCQGVTNGPAPCN